In the Kaistella sp. 97-N-M2 genome, one interval contains:
- a CDS encoding ligase-associated DNA damage response DEXH box helicase encodes MEKDFQQTEGLNIIKNWMAEKNFSPFNFQMETWEKFYRNYSGMVVAPTGFGKTYSVFLAVIVDFLNFPEQYGNGLKLLWITPLRALAKDIAKAMREAIDEIGLDWTVGVRNGDTPVAERAAQTKKMPDILLVTPESMHLLLAQKNNQRFFKNLKCIAVDEWHELLGGKRGVLTELALSRLVSYQKKVRIWGITATIGNLDEALEVLIPYKIKKTKVVAKEKKKIDIIPVFPDEVEVLPWAGHLGHKLADKVIPIILDSKTTLVFTNTRSQAEMWYQILLQQHPDFAGQIAIHHSSIDKDLRIWIEENLSSGYLKAVVSTSSLDLGVDFKPVDTVIQIGSAKGVARFLQRAGRSGHSPFETSKIYFVPTHSLELIEVAALKEAVKQKVIEPRVPMVMTFDVLVQYLISLAVGEGFKEADTFKQIKSTFAFQEMTPEEWKSLLQFITVGGGAFKNYEEFHKVVIEKGIYKVTSRRIAMLHRMNVGVIVSDAMLKVKVLGGGYVGMIEEYFITRMKKEDKFILAGRVLEVAHIKEMTVYCRNAKGKAMVPSYLGGRLPLSSYLGQFLRLKLSQSLDAKSSEKELKFLHPLLASQEGISHIPKEDEFLVEIIKTRDGYHLFMYPFEGRLIHEVMSALIAFRISKITPISFSMAMNDYGFELLSSQEIPLTEENLKQILTKENLIQDVLSSINATEMARRKFRDIAVISGLVIQTYPGQQKNNKSLQASAGLIFNVLEDYDSQNILLKQAYTEVFNQQIDEARLVEAFNRIENSKIILKFANSFTPLSFPIKVDSLRQSLSSEDLGERIKRMQAEAMKKGKTIAQTVRGK; translated from the coding sequence ATGGAGAAAGATTTTCAACAAACCGAAGGATTAAACATCATCAAAAACTGGATGGCGGAAAAAAATTTTTCGCCCTTCAATTTTCAGATGGAAACCTGGGAAAAATTTTACAGAAACTACAGCGGAATGGTTGTCGCGCCCACCGGTTTCGGAAAAACTTATTCTGTTTTCCTAGCCGTCATCGTTGATTTTCTCAACTTTCCGGAGCAATACGGCAACGGTTTAAAGCTTCTTTGGATCACGCCCTTGCGCGCCCTGGCGAAAGATATCGCCAAAGCCATGCGCGAAGCGATCGACGAAATCGGCCTGGACTGGACCGTGGGCGTGCGAAACGGCGATACGCCGGTTGCCGAACGTGCCGCGCAGACTAAAAAAATGCCCGATATTTTACTCGTCACACCCGAAAGTATGCACCTGCTTTTGGCGCAGAAAAATAACCAGCGATTTTTCAAAAATTTAAAATGCATTGCCGTTGACGAGTGGCACGAACTTCTGGGCGGAAAACGCGGCGTTCTCACGGAACTGGCTTTGTCGAGGTTGGTTTCCTATCAAAAGAAAGTACGGATTTGGGGAATCACCGCAACGATTGGAAATTTAGATGAAGCACTTGAAGTTTTAATCCCATATAAAATCAAAAAGACAAAAGTTGTTGCGAAAGAAAAAAAGAAGATCGACATTATTCCGGTTTTTCCCGATGAAGTCGAGGTTTTGCCCTGGGCCGGGCATTTAGGACATAAACTTGCGGATAAAGTCATCCCGATAATTTTGGACAGCAAAACAACGTTGGTCTTTACAAATACGCGAAGTCAGGCCGAAATGTGGTACCAGATCTTGCTGCAGCAGCATCCCGATTTTGCGGGACAGATCGCCATTCATCACAGTTCTATTGATAAAGATCTGCGAATCTGGATTGAAGAAAATTTGAGTTCCGGCTATCTAAAAGCCGTGGTGTCAACTTCTTCGCTGGATCTCGGCGTTGATTTTAAACCGGTCGATACGGTGATTCAAATAGGTTCCGCCAAAGGCGTGGCCCGCTTTTTACAGCGTGCCGGACGCAGCGGACATTCTCCTTTTGAAACCTCAAAAATATATTTCGTGCCCACGCATTCTCTGGAATTAATTGAGGTGGCCGCTTTAAAGGAAGCCGTGAAGCAGAAAGTTATCGAGCCACGCGTTCCGATGGTCATGACCTTTGATGTTTTGGTGCAATATCTTATTTCTTTGGCGGTGGGCGAAGGCTTTAAAGAAGCGGATACTTTTAAACAAATTAAAAGCACTTTTGCTTTTCAGGAAATGACGCCCGAAGAATGGAAGTCTTTGCTGCAGTTTATCACGGTTGGTGGCGGCGCTTTCAAAAATTATGAGGAGTTTCACAAAGTCGTCATCGAAAAAGGAATTTACAAAGTGACGAGCCGCAGAATCGCCATGCTCCACCGCATGAACGTCGGCGTGATCGTGAGTGACGCAATGCTGAAAGTGAAAGTTTTGGGCGGCGGTTATGTCGGAATGATCGAAGAATACTTCATCACGCGCATGAAAAAGGAAGATAAATTTATTCTGGCGGGACGCGTTCTGGAAGTTGCGCACATTAAAGAAATGACGGTGTATTGCCGCAATGCCAAAGGAAAAGCCATGGTGCCGAGTTATCTGGGCGGACGATTGCCGCTGAGTTCGTACCTCGGCCAATTTTTACGTCTCAAACTGTCGCAGTCTTTAGATGCGAAATCTTCGGAGAAGGAACTGAAATTTCTGCATCCGCTTTTGGCGAGTCAGGAAGGCATTTCGCACATTCCGAAAGAGGACGAATTTTTGGTTGAAATCATCAAAACGCGCGATGGCTATCATCTTTTTATGTATCCGTTTGAAGGCCGGCTTATTCATGAAGTCATGTCTGCTTTGATCGCTTTTCGGATTTCTAAAATTACACCGATCTCGTTTTCAATGGCGATGAACGATTATGGTTTTGAACTTTTGAGTTCTCAGGAAATCCCGCTGACCGAAGAAAATTTAAAGCAAATTCTCACGAAAGAAAATTTAATTCAGGATGTTTTAAGCAGTATTAACGCCACGGAAATGGCGCGCAGAAAATTTCGGGACATCGCCGTGATTTCGGGTTTGGTGATCCAGACTTATCCGGGCCAGCAAAAAAACAACAAAAGTCTGCAGGCTTCCGCGGGTTTAATTTTTAATGTTTTAGAAGATTACGATTCTCAAAATATCCTTCTGAAACAGGCTTACACGGAGGTTTTTAACCAACAGATCGATGAAGCGCGGCTGGTGGAAGCGTTCAACAGGATTGAAAATTCCAAAATTATTCTGAAATTTGCGAACTCTTTTACTCCCCTGAGTTTTCCCATCAAAGTCGACAGTCTGCGCCAGTCTTTGAGCAGCGAAGATTTGGGCGAAAGAATTAAAAGAATGC
- a CDS encoding ATP-dependent DNA ligase — MKYFAELILSLESSNKTTAKVDAMVHYLNTADEKDKLWFLALFTGKRPKRPINSNFLKMWALEIIQLPEWLFLESYSSVGDLGETLSLILPAPENIIDKSLSQWITELIDLKDKTEAEKKAYVLESWNGLDYTERFIFNKLIGGSFRVGVSKKLLINALSKYSGIETSQLMHSIMGKWDIDEVDFEDLIQGTNINPDNSKPYPFCLAYPLEKTPEDLGDHEEWQVEYKWDGIRGQFIKRNDEVFIWSRGEELVNAQFPELVEAFQKVEGNFVLDGEILAVREDEVLNFNELQKRLNRKTISAKMMKEIPINTFVYDILELEEEDLREKPLVERRLLLEQIIENSHVDTIKISEIIVAKSWEELAEVREKSRENNSEGLMLKQKNSHYHSGRKKGDWWKWKVDALTIDAVLIYAQKGSGRRSGFYTDYTFAVKKEDQLVTIAKAYSGLTDKEIMEVSRFVTKNSLEKFGPVRTVKAELVFEIAFEGIGFSNRHKSGVALRFPRIVRWRRDKTVKDIDDIEEVKKLIQ; from the coding sequence CGACGGCGAAGGTTGACGCGATGGTGCATTATTTAAATACGGCGGACGAAAAAGACAAGCTTTGGTTCCTCGCCTTATTTACGGGAAAACGTCCGAAAAGACCCATCAACAGTAATTTTCTGAAAATGTGGGCCTTGGAGATCATTCAGCTGCCGGAGTGGCTTTTTCTGGAGAGTTACAGTTCCGTCGGCGATCTGGGCGAAACATTGTCCCTCATTTTACCGGCGCCCGAAAACATCATCGACAAATCGCTTTCCCAGTGGATCACCGAACTCATCGACTTAAAAGATAAGACCGAAGCAGAAAAGAAAGCTTACGTTTTGGAAAGCTGGAACGGACTCGACTATACCGAACGCTTTATATTTAACAAATTGATTGGCGGTAGTTTTCGCGTCGGCGTGTCCAAAAAACTCCTTATCAACGCGCTTTCGAAATATTCAGGCATTGAAACGAGCCAGCTCATGCACAGCATTATGGGGAAATGGGATATCGACGAGGTGGATTTTGAAGATTTAATTCAGGGTACCAATATCAATCCCGATAATTCCAAACCTTATCCGTTCTGTCTGGCGTATCCGCTGGAAAAAACGCCCGAAGATCTGGGCGATCACGAGGAGTGGCAGGTCGAATACAAGTGGGACGGAATTCGTGGGCAGTTTATCAAACGAAACGACGAAGTTTTCATCTGGTCACGCGGCGAAGAACTCGTCAACGCGCAGTTTCCGGAATTGGTGGAAGCGTTCCAGAAAGTGGAAGGCAATTTTGTTTTGGATGGCGAAATCTTAGCCGTCCGCGAGGATGAAGTGCTTAATTTTAATGAACTCCAAAAGCGCCTCAACCGCAAAACGATTTCTGCCAAGATGATGAAAGAAATTCCCATCAATACTTTTGTGTACGATATTTTGGAACTCGAAGAAGAAGATTTACGGGAAAAACCCCTCGTCGAAAGGCGCTTGCTTTTGGAACAGATCATCGAAAACTCCCATGTCGACACCATTAAAATTTCGGAAATAATTGTTGCAAAATCCTGGGAAGAATTGGCGGAAGTTCGGGAGAAATCGCGCGAGAATAACAGTGAAGGTTTAATGCTTAAACAGAAAAATTCGCATTATCATTCCGGCCGCAAAAAAGGCGACTGGTGGAAATGGAAAGTAGATGCCCTAACCATCGATGCCGTTTTAATCTACGCGCAGAAAGGCAGCGGGCGCAGAAGCGGTTTTTATACGGATTACACGTTTGCCGTAAAAAAAGAAGATCAGCTCGTCACCATCGCCAAAGCGTATTCGGGTTTAACGGATAAAGAAATTATGGAAGTCAGCCGCTTTGTGACGAAGAATTCCCTGGAAAAATTCGGTCCCGTTCGCACCGTAAAAGCAGAACTGGTTTTTGAAATTGCTTTTGAAGGAATTGGTTTCAGCAACCGCCATAAAAGTGGAGTAGCCCTGCGTTTTCCGCGCATCGTGCGGTGGCGCCGCGATAAAACCGTGAAAGATATCGACGATATTGAAGAAGTGAAAAAGTTAATTCAGTAA